One region of Hoeflea sp. 108 genomic DNA includes:
- a CDS encoding amidohydrolase family protein: MTTAPENTYRMDAILGNVRIPRSLLGSPDAFGGRPDRDCIAGNLVIRGGYAVGMSIDAPMDMDLRGRLITQPFVEAHCHLDKCFTAERMDYVGGTLEQAIAAQASDKRSWSREDIAARATRGLQELAISGTRLVRTHVDWEVDPADPERLPLAWTTLAELAETWRDSIVLQRAGLLPIDVLASEDYCDRVARAIARTNGVLGAFVASQPQRRAGIRNMIRAAARHGIALDFHVDEGMDPALDGLEVIATELIVARHEGPVLCGHVCNLGTVDAATRARRIELAATAKLSVAALPSSNLYLQDRGASMPLRRGVTAIRELIGGGVNMVFGTDNVQDAFCPVGTHSPASALEMAVLAAQLEPPFGKWLPCVMGQASSALGAAMPDIDHAAVEDLLLWNTGQVTDIVSAASRTKSVRVREALARDFSFD, encoded by the coding sequence ATGACGACAGCGCCTGAAAACACGTACCGGATGGACGCGATCCTAGGAAACGTGCGGATTCCGCGTTCACTGCTCGGCAGCCCCGATGCCTTTGGCGGCCGGCCGGATCGGGACTGCATCGCCGGAAATCTGGTCATCCGTGGCGGGTATGCCGTGGGCATGTCCATTGACGCTCCGATGGACATGGATTTGCGGGGACGTCTGATTACGCAACCCTTTGTCGAGGCTCATTGCCACCTGGACAAATGCTTCACGGCCGAACGGATGGACTATGTCGGCGGTACGCTGGAACAGGCGATCGCTGCGCAGGCAAGTGACAAGCGTAGTTGGAGCCGCGAGGACATCGCGGCCCGGGCGACGCGCGGCCTTCAGGAATTGGCGATATCCGGCACCCGGCTCGTTCGTACCCATGTGGACTGGGAGGTGGATCCGGCCGATCCGGAACGCCTGCCGCTGGCGTGGACCACCCTGGCGGAGCTTGCCGAAACGTGGCGGGACAGCATCGTGCTGCAGCGCGCGGGGCTGCTTCCCATCGATGTGCTGGCTAGCGAAGACTATTGCGATCGCGTCGCGCGCGCGATCGCGCGGACGAACGGCGTTCTGGGCGCATTCGTCGCCAGCCAGCCACAGAGGCGTGCGGGCATTCGCAATATGATCCGCGCCGCGGCAAGGCACGGAATTGCGCTCGATTTCCACGTCGACGAGGGCATGGATCCGGCGCTCGACGGCCTCGAGGTCATTGCGACCGAACTCATCGTCGCCCGCCACGAGGGGCCGGTGCTTTGCGGTCACGTATGCAATCTGGGGACGGTCGATGCCGCAACGCGCGCGCGTCGCATCGAACTGGCCGCCACGGCGAAGCTCTCCGTCGCGGCTTTGCCGAGTAGCAATCTCTATCTGCAGGACCGTGGCGCAAGTATGCCGCTGAGGCGGGGGGTGACGGCAATACGAGAGCTGATCGGTGGCGGCGTCAACATGGTCTTTGGCACAGATAACGTCCAAGACGCCTTCTGTCCTGTCGGCACTCACAGCCCCGCATCGGCGCTTGAGATGGCGGTACTCGCCGCTCAGCTCGAACCGCCCTTCGGCAAATGGCTGCCTTGCGTAATGGGACAAGCCTCCAGCGCACTGGGGGCCGCGATGCCGGACATCGACCATGCAGCGGTTGAAGATCTGCTCCTGTGGAACACCGGACAGGTGACCGATATCGTAAGCGCGGCGAGCCGCACGAAGTCTGTCCGCGTGAGAGAAGCACTGGCGCGCGATTTTTCGTTCGATTAA
- a CDS encoding MurR/RpiR family transcriptional regulator, producing MSVLTKITATLDTMSPADRQIGQFIVDNPDEMLRLSSVALGEQTGRSQSSVVKFAQKLGYPSYQQLKLAVSEAKAQQWQAPPGMVHGSIDRTDGYVAVQQKLVAGKLAAMQQTMSVNSEQTVTRVLDMIDRAERIHLSGVGASSLVARDFAIKLMKLGRNVLHDSDSHVQLASATSLGPRDMLFAISHSGVSIETLRVAEIARGQQATVVVMSSMRDNPLSAIADITLHSVSDEDNVRSSSITARDAQLALTDLLFILLVQRQQDANEHIHRSEAAVSALKLR from the coding sequence ATGTCGGTTCTCACCAAAATCACTGCGACGCTCGACACCATGTCGCCGGCAGACCGGCAGATCGGCCAGTTCATCGTCGACAATCCAGACGAGATGCTGCGCCTCTCGTCTGTGGCGTTGGGCGAGCAGACCGGCCGCAGCCAGTCCAGCGTGGTCAAGTTCGCGCAGAAGCTGGGCTATCCCAGCTACCAGCAGCTGAAGCTTGCGGTCTCCGAGGCCAAGGCCCAGCAATGGCAGGCCCCGCCCGGCATGGTGCACGGTAGCATCGACCGAACAGACGGTTACGTCGCCGTCCAGCAGAAGCTGGTGGCGGGCAAGCTCGCGGCCATGCAGCAGACCATGTCGGTCAACAGCGAACAAACGGTAACGCGGGTGCTCGACATGATAGACCGGGCGGAGCGTATCCACCTCTCCGGCGTCGGCGCCTCATCGCTGGTGGCGCGCGACTTCGCCATCAAGCTGATGAAGCTCGGCCGCAACGTGCTGCATGACAGCGACAGCCACGTGCAACTGGCGAGCGCCACGTCACTGGGCCCCAGGGACATGCTGTTTGCGATCTCCCATTCAGGCGTGAGCATCGAAACGCTGCGCGTAGCCGAGATCGCACGGGGGCAACAAGCAACCGTGGTGGTGATGTCGTCGATGCGCGACAATCCGCTGAGTGCCATCGCCGACATCACGCTTCATTCGGTCAGCGACGAGGATAATGTTCGCTCTTCATCGATCACCGCGCGCGATGCGCAACTGGCGCTAACCGACCTCCTGTTCATCCTGCTGGTGCAGCGGCAGCAAGATGCGAACGAACACATCCATCGCAGCGAAGCAGCCGTATCGGCTCTCAAACTGCGCTAG